In Halorussus limi, a genomic segment contains:
- a CDS encoding alpha/beta hydrolase produces the protein MAARNPHAGDSDPHADQPVATAGADLQSADAAVLFVHGRGATAEGMLEMAGEFDADGVAYLAPQANGRTWYPNSFLAPIDQNQPSLSSALDLLGDLRQRVADAGIPADRTCFVGFSQGACLSSEFVARNAREYGGLAALSGGVIGPDGTPRDYDGSLDGTPVFLGCSDSDPHIPLERVHETRDVLEDLGGDVEERIYEGMGHGINEDEMEYVRNLVADVASGA, from the coding sequence ATGGCGGCCCGAAACCCTCACGCCGGCGACTCCGACCCCCACGCCGACCAACCGGTCGCCACCGCGGGCGCGGACCTCCAGTCGGCCGACGCCGCGGTCCTGTTCGTCCACGGCCGGGGCGCGACGGCCGAGGGGATGCTGGAGATGGCCGGCGAGTTCGACGCCGACGGCGTCGCCTACCTCGCGCCGCAGGCCAACGGCCGGACGTGGTACCCCAACTCCTTCCTCGCGCCCATCGACCAGAACCAACCGAGTCTGTCGTCGGCGCTCGACCTGCTTGGCGACCTGCGCCAGCGCGTCGCCGACGCCGGGATTCCGGCCGACCGGACCTGTTTCGTCGGCTTCTCGCAGGGGGCCTGCCTCTCCAGCGAGTTCGTCGCACGGAACGCCCGCGAGTACGGCGGACTCGCCGCGCTCAGCGGCGGCGTCATCGGTCCCGACGGCACCCCGCGGGACTACGACGGGAGTCTGGACGGGACGCCCGTCTTCCTCGGGTGTAGCGACAGCGACCCCCACATCCCGCTCGAACGCGTCCACGAGACTCGGGACGTGCTGGAGGACCTCGGCGGCGACGTGGAAGAGCGCATCTACGAGGGGATGGGCCACGGCATCAACGAGGACGAGATGGAGTACGTCCGGAATCTGGTCGCTGACGTTGCCTCCGGGGCGTAG
- a CDS encoding 3-keto-5-aminohexanoate cleavage protein, which yields MAYDDYLDGEKVIITAALTGGVHGKEANPNLPETPEEIGKAAAACEEAGAAVVHLHARRDSGERSFDRDRFQAITEAVRSRTNLVVQHSTGGTGATLEARRQSLRTDPPPEMASLDMGPLNRYRHLTSENTRGMVDSLYDEMADRGIKPELEVFNDGHLNEVRGLLDRRDLADPVYATLIFGGGTTSPPSPRNLLNATENLPEGALFNTLGFGRHQLPLTTMGILLGGHVRVGLEDNVYYGPNELAESNAQLVARTAGLAETLGREPAAPDEAREILGL from the coding sequence ATGGCCTACGACGACTACCTCGACGGCGAGAAGGTCATCATCACCGCCGCGCTCACCGGCGGCGTCCACGGCAAGGAGGCCAACCCGAACCTGCCCGAGACGCCCGAGGAGATAGGGAAGGCGGCCGCCGCGTGCGAGGAGGCGGGCGCGGCCGTCGTCCACCTCCACGCCCGCCGAGACAGCGGCGAGCGGTCGTTCGACCGCGACCGGTTTCAGGCAATCACCGAGGCGGTTCGCTCGCGGACGAACCTCGTCGTCCAGCACTCGACTGGCGGGACCGGTGCGACTCTCGAAGCGCGCCGCCAGTCGCTCCGGACCGACCCGCCGCCGGAGATGGCCAGCCTCGACATGGGACCGCTGAACCGGTACCGCCACCTCACCAGCGAGAACACTCGCGGGATGGTCGATTCGCTCTACGACGAGATGGCCGACCGCGGCATCAAGCCCGAACTTGAGGTGTTCAACGACGGCCACCTCAACGAGGTCCGGGGCCTGCTGGACCGGCGCGACTTGGCGGACCCCGTCTACGCCACGCTCATCTTCGGCGGCGGGACCACCTCGCCGCCCTCCCCGCGGAACCTGCTGAACGCGACCGAGAACCTGCCCGAGGGCGCGCTGTTCAACACGCTCGGGTTCGGTCGCCACCAGCTTCCACTCACGACGATGGGAATCCTGCTCGGCGGCCACGTCCGGGTCGGACTGGAGGACAACGTCTACTACGGACCGAACGAACTCGCCGAGAGCAACGCCCAGTTGGTCGCCCGGACCGCCGGACTCGCCGAGACGCTCGGCCGCGAACCCGCCGCCCCCGACGAGGCCCGCGAGATTCTCGGGCTGTAG
- a CDS encoding SDR family NAD(P)-dependent oxidoreductase has product MDVTDNSTTPQALNRFSLEGKTAVVTGGSSGIGRAITELFAADGADVVACSRTLADVEAVADEIAGSARPGEVHPVECDVTDRDDVEALAEAANDAFGGVDVLVNNAGGAGGDPFDEVTPEAWRQVLDVNLTGTYNCTRVFGDALKESGGSVVNIGSMAGQYGVSGMTPYSAAKSAVSTFTRALAAEWDAEGVRLNAVAPGFVGTEKVRDNLGVDREIDRSRPDRNIGTPGEVADLVRFLASPAASFVDGETVEITGTPLVYGPGELAE; this is encoded by the coding sequence TTGGACGTGACCGACAACTCGACGACCCCGCAGGCGCTGAACCGATTCTCGCTCGAAGGCAAGACCGCCGTCGTGACCGGCGGGTCGAGCGGCATCGGCCGAGCGATTACCGAACTGTTCGCGGCCGACGGGGCCGACGTCGTGGCGTGCTCCCGGACGCTGGCCGACGTCGAGGCCGTCGCCGACGAAATCGCCGGGAGCGCCCGCCCCGGCGAGGTCCACCCCGTCGAGTGCGACGTGACCGACCGCGACGACGTGGAAGCGCTCGCGGAGGCGGCGAACGACGCGTTCGGGGGCGTGGACGTGCTCGTGAACAACGCGGGCGGCGCTGGCGGCGACCCCTTCGACGAGGTGACGCCCGAGGCGTGGCGACAGGTGCTGGACGTGAACCTCACCGGGACGTACAACTGCACGCGGGTGTTCGGGGACGCTCTGAAGGAGTCGGGCGGGTCGGTCGTCAACATCGGCAGCATGGCGGGACAGTACGGCGTCTCCGGGATGACGCCCTACAGCGCGGCGAAGTCGGCCGTCTCGACGTTCACTCGGGCGCTGGCCGCCGAGTGGGACGCGGAGGGCGTCCGCCTCAACGCGGTCGCGCCGGGGTTCGTCGGCACGGAAAAGGTGCGGGACAACCTCGGCGTGGACCGCGAGATAGACCGCTCGCGACCGGACCGGAACATCGGGACGCCCGGCGAAGTCGCGGACCTCGTGCGCTTCCTCGCGAGTCCGGCCGCGTCGTTCGTGGACGGCGAGACCGTCGAAATCACCGGAACTCCGTTGGTCTACGGCCCCGGCGAACTCGCCGAGTGA
- a CDS encoding DJ-1/PfpI family protein, which translates to MTSALFVVTEEGYWGEECVEPLRTLDAEGFDVTVATPSGSKPVLDETSVDTDNPLVAEETAERVREVHENDERLNDPIPLAAASADDHDVVVFPGGHGTMWDVNQDVHARRLLSDSVEGDDGKALVVCHAVGILGFARNADGEFIADGRDVTGFPNAFEEDIVDDNDVMADGRKLPYWVEDEVKAAGGNWDAELDADASVTVDGDLITARGPASSSAAAATLLEELGVRQTA; encoded by the coding sequence GTGACATCAGCACTGTTTGTCGTCACCGAAGAAGGATACTGGGGCGAAGAGTGCGTCGAACCGCTTCGGACGCTCGACGCGGAGGGTTTCGACGTCACCGTCGCGACGCCCAGCGGGTCGAAGCCGGTCCTCGACGAGACGTCGGTCGATACCGACAACCCGCTCGTCGCCGAGGAGACGGCCGAGCGGGTCCGAGAGGTCCACGAGAACGACGAGCGACTGAACGACCCGATTCCGCTGGCGGCGGCGAGCGCCGACGACCACGACGTGGTCGTGTTCCCCGGCGGTCACGGAACGATGTGGGACGTGAACCAAGACGTTCACGCGCGGAGACTGCTGTCCGACTCGGTCGAGGGCGACGACGGCAAGGCGCTGGTCGTCTGCCACGCGGTCGGAATCCTCGGGTTCGCCCGGAACGCGGACGGCGAATTCATCGCGGACGGTCGCGACGTGACCGGCTTCCCCAACGCGTTCGAGGAGGACATCGTGGACGACAACGACGTGATGGCCGACGGTCGGAAACTCCCCTACTGGGTCGAGGACGAGGTGAAGGCCGCGGGCGGTAACTGGGACGCGGAGCTCGACGCCGACGCCAGCGTCACCGTGGACGGCGACTTGATCACGGCCCGCGGTCCCGCGTCGTCGTCGGCCGCGGCGGCGACGCTCCTCGAAGAACTCGGCGTCCGACAGACCGCGTAA